One Oryza glaberrima chromosome 11, OglaRS2, whole genome shotgun sequence genomic region harbors:
- the LOC127754818 gene encoding receptor kinase-like protein Xa21: MISLPLLLFVLLFSALLLCPSSSSDELALLSFKSSLLHQGGLSLASWKNTSDHGHGRHCTWVGVVCGGRRHPHRVVELLLNSSDLSGIISPSLGNLSFLRTLDLSDNHLSGKIPPELSSLSRLQQLVLNFNSLSGEIPDALGNLTNLFVLELTNNTLSGSIPSSLGKLTGLYNLALAENMLSGSIPSSFGQLRRLSFLSLAFNHLSGAIPDPIWNISSLTIFEVVSNNLTGTLPANAFSNLPNLKEVFMYYNHFHGPIPASIGNASSISKFTIGLNSFSGVVPPEIGRMRNLQRLELPETLLEAEETNDWKFMTALTNCSNLQEVELGGCKFGGVLPDSVSNLSSSLVTLSIRDNKISGSLPRDIGNLVNLQYLSLANNSLTGSLPSSFSKLKNLRRLTVDNNKLIGSLPLTIGNLTQLTNMEVQFNAFGGTIPSTLGNLTKLFQINLDHNNFIGQIPIEIFSIPALSEILDVSHNNLEGSIPKEIGKLKNIVEFHADSNKLSGEIPSTIGECQLLQHLFLQNNFLNGSIPIALTQLKGLDTLDLSGNNLSGQIPMSLGDMPLLHSLNLSFNSFHGEVPTNGVFANASEIYIQGNAHICGGIPELHLPTCSLKSRKKKKHQILLLVVVICLVSTLAVFSLLYMLLTCHKRRKKEVPATTSMQGHPMITYKQLVKATDGFSSSHLLGSGSFGSVYKGEFDSQDGEITSLVAVKVLKLETPKALKSFTAECETLRNTRHRNLVKIVTICSSIDNRGNDFKAIVYDFMPNGSLEDWLHPETNDQAEQRQLNLHQRVTILLDVACALDHLHFHGPEPIVHCDIKSSNVLLDADMVAHVGDFGLARILVEGSSLMQQSTSSMGIRGTIGYAAPEYGVGNIASTHGDIYSYGILVLETVTGMRPADSTFRTGLSLRQYVEPGLHGRLMDVVDRKLGLDSEKWLQARDVSPCSSITECLVSLLRLGLSCSQELPSSRTQAGDVINELRAIKESLSMSSDM; encoded by the exons ATGATATCACTCCCATTATTGCTCTTCGTCCTGTTGTTCTCTGCGCTGCTGCTCTGCCCTTCGAGCAGCAGCGACGAACTCGCGCTGCTCTCTTTCAAGTCATCCCTGCTACACCAGGGGGGCTTGTCGCTGGCATCTTGGAAGAACACGTCCGACCACGGCCACGGCCGGCACTGCACATGGGTGGGCGTTGtgtgcggcggccgccggcaccCACACAGGGTGGTCGAGCTGCTGCTGAACTCGTCCGACCTCTCCGGGATCATCTCGCCGTCGCTGGGCAACCTGTCCTTCCTCAGGACGCTGGACCTCAGCGACAACCACCTGTCCGGCAAGATACCCCCGGAACTCAGCAGTCTCAGCAGGCTCCAACAACTGGTACTGAATTTCAACAGCCTATCGGGTGAGATTCCAGATGCTTTGGGCAATCTAACCAATCTCTTCGTTCTTGAGCTGACTAACAATACACTGTCTGGTTCTATCCCTTCATCTCTGGGCAAGCTCACCGGCCTCTATAATCTTGCACTGGCTGAAAATATGCTGTCTGGTTCCATCCCTTCGTCTTTCGGCCAATTGCGCAGATTATCTTTCCTTAGCTTAGCCTTCAACCACTTAAGTGGAGCGATCCCAGATCCTATTTGGAACATCTCCTCTCTCACCATATTTGAAGTCGTGTCCAACAACCTAACTGGTACACTGCCTGCAAATGCATTCAGTAATCTTCCTAATCTGAAGGAGGTTTTCATGTACTACAACCATTTTCATGGTCCTATCCCTGCATCGATTGGTAATGCTTCCAGCATCTCAAAATTTACCATTGGTTTAAACTCTTTTAGCGGTGTTGTTCCACCGGAGATTGGAAGGATGAGAAATCTTCAGAGACTAGAGCTTCCAGAAACTCTTTTGGAAGCTGAAGAAACAAATGATTGGAAATTCATGACGGCATTGACAAATTGCTCCAATCTTCAAGAAGTGGAACTGGGAGGTTGTAAATTTGGTGGTGTCCTTCCTGATTCTGTTTCCAATCTTTCCTCTTCGCTTGTAACTCTCTCCATTAGAGATAACAAAATTTCAGGGAGCTTACCTAGAGATATCGGTAATCTCGTTAATTTACAATATCTTTCTCTCGCTAACAACTCCTTGACAGGATCCCTTCCCTCTTCCTTCAGCAAGCTTAAAAATTTACGTCGTCTCACTGTAGATAACAACAAGTTAATTGGTTCTCTCCCATTGACCATCGGTAATCTTACACAACTAACTAATATGGAGGTCCAATTTAATGCCTTCGGTGGTACAATACCAAGCACACTTGGAAACCTGACCAAGCTGTTTCAAATAAATCTTGACCACAATAACTTTATAGGGCAAATTCCCATTGAAATATTTAGCATTCCCGCactctctgaaattttggaTGTGTCCCATAATAACTTGGAGGGATCAATACCAAAAGAAATAGGGAAACTTAAAAATATTGTCGAATTCCATGCTGATTCGAACAAATTATCGGGTGAGATCCCTAGCACCATTGGTGAATGCCAACTTCTGCAGCATCTTTTCCTGCAAAACAATTTCTTAAATGGTAGCATCCCAATAGCTCTGACTCAGTTGAAAGGTCTGGACACACTTGATCTCTCAGGCAACAATTTGTCAGGTCAGATACCTATGTCCTTAGGGGACATGCCTCTGCTCCACTCGCTGAACCTTTCGTTCAACAGCTTCCACGGTGAAGTGCCAACCAATGGTGTTTTTGCAAATGCTTCTGAAATTTACATCCAAGGCAATGCCCATATTTGCGGTGGCATACCTGAACTACATCTTCCGACGTGTTCCTTAAaatcaagaaagaaaaagaaacatcaaaTTCTGCTGTTAGTGGTTGTTATCTGTCTCGTTTCGACACTTGCCGTCTTTTCGTTACTCTACATGCTTCTAACCTGTcataagagaagaaagaaagaagtcCCTGCAACGACATCCATGCAAGGCCACCCAATGATCACTTACAAGCAGCTGGTAAAAGCAACGGATGGTTTTTCGTCCAGCCATTTGTTGGGTTCTGGATCTTTTGGCTCTGTTTACAAAGGAGAATTTGATAGTCAAGATGGTGAAATCACAAGTCTTGTCGCCGTGAAGGTACTAAAGCTGGAAACTCCAAAGGCACTCAAGAGTTTCACGGCCGAATGCGAAACACTACGAAATACTCGACACCGGAATCTTGTCAAGATAGTTACGATTTGCTCGAGCATCGATAACAGAGGGAATGATTTCAAAGCAATTGTGTATGACTTCATGCCCAATGGCAGTCTGGAAGATTGGCTACACCCTGAAACAAATGATCAAGCAGAGCAAAGGCAATTGAATCTGCATCAGAGAGTGACCATATTACTTGATGTTGCATGTGCATTGGACcatcttcacttccatggcccTGAACCTATTGTACACTGTGATATTAAATCAAGCAATGTGTTGTTAGATGCTGATATGGTAGCTCATGTTGGAGACTTTGGACTTGCAAGAATACTTGTTGAGGGAAGCTCATTGATGCAACAGTCAACAAGTTCGATGGGAATCAGGGGGACAATTGGTTACGCAGCACCAG AGTATGGTGTCGGGAACATTGCCTCGACACATGGAGATATTTACAGTTATGGAATTCTAGTGTTGGAAACAGTAACCGGGATGCGGCCGGCAGATAGTACATTCAGAACTGGATTGAGCCTCCGTCAGTATGTTGAACCGGGTCTACATGGTAGACTGATGGATGTTGTTGACAGGAAGCTTGGTTTGGATTCCGAGAAATGGCTTCAGGCTCGAGATGTTTCGCCATGCAGCAGTATTACTGAATGCCTTGTTTCACTGCTTAGACTTGGGCTGTCTTGCTCTCAGGAATTGCCATCGAGTAGAACGCAAGCCGGAGATGTCATCAATGAACTGCGTGCCATCAAAGAGTCTCTCTCGATGTCATCCGACATGTGA